A region from the Alnus glutinosa chromosome 5, dhAlnGlut1.1, whole genome shotgun sequence genome encodes:
- the LOC133868866 gene encoding G-type lectin S-receptor-like serine/threonine-protein kinase At1g11410 yields MESTFSSVFLHQSSLPATSLAKIVYCAKRFLFLQTLLHFLLRFGTSLDAITTGQNIRDGPDGGEVLVSSGEIFSLGFFTPGKFTHHYVGIWYYRPPGKTVVWVANRDTLINDTSGVLSIDAHGNLVLHANNGSTPIWSTNLVSKSGNNSTLAQLEDSGNLALISDNGTREVLWESFDHPTNTQLPKMKIRIDRRTGLNRVLTSWKSKDDLGTGNWSYKIHTNGTPQLFLYNKHVLRWRSGHWIGLGWSGVPTLEGTVLFNFSLVDNQSETTAV; encoded by the exons atggagagtacctTTAGTAGTGTG TTCTTACATCAATCAAGTCTGCCTGCAACCTCACTTGCCAAGATCGTGTATTGTGCAAAGCGGTTTCTCTTTCTGCAAACGTTGCTCCACTTCCTCCTCCGGTTTGGCACATCACTGGACGCCATAACTACCGGCCAAAATATTAGAGATGGACCAGACGGTGGTGAGGTTTTAGTCTCTAGCGGAGAAATCTTTTCACTTGGTTTCTTTACTCCTGGCAAGTTCACCCACCACTATGTTGGGATTTGGTATTATAGGCCTCCAGGAAAAACCGTGGTATGGGTTGCAAACAGAGACACGCTTATTAACGACACTTCTGGAGTTCTCTCAATTGATGCTCATGGAAACCTGGTACTCCACGCCAACAATGGGAGCACACCCATTTGGTCGACAAATCTTGTCTCGAAATCAGGAAACAATAGTACTCTCGCTCAGCTCGAGGACTCGGGAAATCTAGCCTTGATCAGTGACAATGGAACAAGGGAGGTATTATGGGAAAGCTTTGACCATCCAACAAACACCCAGCttccaaaaatgaaaatcaGGATTGACCGGAGGACGGGTCTGAACCGGGTCCTAACATCTTGGAAGTCCAAAGATGACCTGGGGACTGGAAATTGGTCGTACAAGATCCACACCAACGGCACCCCTCAGTTGTTCTTGTACAACAAACACGTTCTACGGTGGCGCTCCGGTCATTGGATTGGCCTTGGATGGAGCGGCGTACCCACCTTGGAAGGCACTGTTCTCTTCAATTTCAGCTTGGTGGACAACCAGAGTGAGACTACCGCGGTCTAG